The sequence CTCCGAACTGTTTTCGGATGGACTGTTTTATTAATCTCTTCATATGGCGTTCTCCACTGAAGATCAGTTTGCGAGGTCTTTCAGTATGAGGGCGGTTCTTAATATTTGTTTGCCTTTAAAAACGCTTTATTATGCTAAAAATTGTACATGGACTTCAATTCACGCTTTTACCGGTTTCTGCACATGATTTGCCCGCATATgccaaattaattttctttcagcttCAGTTGTGCCTGCTTGTTTCCGACGCATGATGTATTAATAACGCGAAAGTAAGACTTTAAATGACCAAATTAGTTGAGTTTCAAATGATCATATTCATAACGGGACTTATTCGAAAGCATAGGTTGCTTTGTTAGAATAATGAAAtcagttaaattttaaaattcatactTTGAGTGAATAATTTTGTCCCATAAAAATATGAGGAACCACATGATTttcgttaatattttatttatggggTAAAGTTTTGTTAAGTCTTTGGTAGTTTTAAATAATGCATGAAATAAGttgctttttcttaaaatagaattttaaattattgggaggttgaattagttttaaaggtttttttcgaagatttggggatttattgtgaaaaaacggtacaaaatattttatttgaagtattggccatcgctagctacaactttcgcccatctttcgggcaattgccggatgccgtttctctaaaattctggccgctgcttggctatccatgactcaacccatattttggtagcctcgtacgaggagaaccgctggtccgccaaatcgagactcatatgccggaacaaatgataatcggagggagctatgtctggactatacggcgggtggggtaacacttcccagccaagcgttccaaggtattttttgacaggttgagcaacatgcggccgagcgttgtcatgttgcaaaataaccttgtcgtgcctttttaccgtttccggccgtttttctttcaatgcccggcttaaacgcatcaattgcagtcggtaacgatcccccgtgattgtttcgcccggttggagcagctcaaaatatacgacgccgacctaatcccaccaaatgcagagcatgattttcttgccgtgaatattctgcttggccgtcgacgttgatgcgtggccgggcaaaccccatgattttttgcgttttgggttatcgtagtggatccatttttcgtcgccagtcaccacccgatgcaaaaaacccttccgattttgtcgctcgatcagcaattcgcacgtaaaaaatcgccgttcgacgtcgcgcagcttcaactcgtacgggacccaatgtccttgcttttggatcattcccatcgcttttagacgcttgcaaacggttgatttatcaacgcccaatgattcagcaagctcttcttgggtttggcacgagtcctcgtttaccaattcccccaattccgtgtcctcgaactttttgggctggccaagacgctccttgtcttcggtgtgaaaatcaccacttttgaatcgtcgaaaccagtactcacatgttgaaatcgacggagtatggtctgggtaggcctcctgcagcaattcacgggcttgggctgtattttttttcaaagtgaagcagaaaagcaaagcttcccgcaaattgcgtttcgacggcacgaaagttgacatactcggagcacgaaaacactgcgtagtttatacttcagcgaaatgacagatactgataaacaaagcctagggatgaggctttgtcatgaatataaattcagtattgccaacgcgataaagtgataaatagcgccatctgtgtgtcacctttaaaactaattcaacctcccaatacataattttttttctcaaaaaacaacTTATTGactgaaaaattagtttttgtagTGTACCATAGGATGGATGTAAGGTAAATTACTGCTTGTGGACGATGTTTGTACAACAATAATGGCACGAGTTGTAACAAGTCAACATTTAGCGCAAAAAATTTGCTTAGCTCTCGTTGGCAGCAGTTGGCTTTTGCCACTTCCCATCGTTGCTCCTCTTGTTGTTGCTCATACCGAACTGTCTGCGCTATGACTGATGGACatagtttgaaattgaaaagtttagTACATAATTACTGAATTGCTGTGTGTGAAGGAAATATACAGTGCACATATATACTTGCACATATGCATACGTTAGGTGTACTCAGGCACCAGCAGGCAGTTATTTGAGAACACAGCTTGAGCGCGAAATACTTGCATGTTtactcttttgtttttgttagctACTGAATGTTGATGTGCGTGGGAAAAGATTCTTCCCAATTGGTGGAGCGCGTTTTCTCTGCTGTTTCTAACTGTATTGCACTCACATCGAGTTCATAGGTGTAGCTGCACCTTTAAATTACTCTGCATTTGtttcttagaatttacttaaaagCTTGAAACAGAAAGAAATATGGCATGAGGAATAAGAAATATTGAGAACCGACGCCGACAGCACCAACAATGCACAATGAATTTGCTCTCAATCCTTGCTCTGCGTTTCTTCTTCACTTAGTTACTGCTTTTATTAAGTATTTGATATACTCTTCTTTCAAAggctacttatacatatgtatttgtttgtatatatgcctacataggtatatatgtatatgccatTTGCGGCGTAGGGTTATAGCCTATAGCCTGAaatccaaatttaaaataacattaaaattaaaaaaagcctaaaataacacaatatacaatataaaattaaaataaaatttataattataattaaaattaaaaactaaattaaagtcaaaattaaaactaaaatttcaacAATCAACAACATCAATattatgaacaaaattaaaaaaaaatgatattaaaataaaaactgaaaaaacttaaaaaaaaaataaaagcaaaaataaaattttaattaatattaaaattacttacttacttaggtggccataacaacccgttaccgagttacggccgacctcactagctctctccaggcgcctctgctccgcgcgcgccttctccaattctgtacaccaagcgagcatagggtttcctccacctggtctttccaccggagcaatggtcttcctctgcgtcggctcccttggacttcgccctcgaacaccttctttgctggagcttcttcatccatacgcacgacatgccctagccaacgcaggcgttggatggcgatgcgttgaactacgtcaatgtcggcgtagagctcatacagctcgtggttcattcttgaacggtagtcttcgccaacgcgcacaggaccgaagatcttacgaagaacttttctctcgaacacttcaagagcggctgcatagctttgtgacactacccctgtctctgcgccataaagcaacacgggtatgatgagcgtcttgtaaagtgtcagtttggtcatgcgagagagggctcgactactcaattgcttacttagcccatagtaacacctattagcaagagtgattctccgtttgatctccaggctgatatcgttgttgctgttaacggcggtgccaagataaataaattctggcacaacttcgaaagtTTAGTTGTCCGCAATaacgtgcgttcctacacgccgtgtgttccgcgttgtagacagcatatactttgttttacactcgttcaccgccagacccactcgtgatgattccttctcgatagcagaaaacgcagccgtgacatctcgcttacagcggccgataatgtcaatgtcatcggcgtacgcaaggagctggacacatttgtagaaaatagtgccattacgatgcacacctgcttttcggagcaccccttccatcacgaagttgaagaggttgcacgacagtggatcgccttgtctgaaacctccaacggtactgaatggctcggagaggttatttcctaccttgacggagctggttgtgttgctcaacgtcattctgcaaagccgtatgcgctccgctggtataccgaactcagacatggtggggtacaggcaatcccttatcgggctatcgaacgcagctttatagtcgacaaaaagatgatgggtgtcgacttgcttctcatgggtcttttccaggatttggcgtaatgtgaaaatctggtcgatggtggacttaccactactgaagccgcactgataaggcccgatcagtgtgttggcaaacggcttaagtcttccacataggacgctagacaggaccttgtacacgatggttagaagactgatgccccggtagttggtgcagatcgtcgggtcactcttcttcagtacaggacaaagaacactgagattgaaatcgtcgggcatgctttctgctagcaatattttgcaaatgagctgatgcatgctccctatcagcacatcgccgccagtcttgaacaattcagcgggcaagccctcagcgccagccgctttgttattcttgagccgctgaatggcaatattaaaattagaattgaaaataatgtaaaaatttaaattaaaatttagcagAGCTTCTCTGGCGTTTCTGTAGAACTCGTTGGTGAGCTCAGGCAGCTCAGCTTCCAGGAAGTGCCTGTTAAGATGCTTCCTGCGGTAGCACCTCAGCGATAACTGTTCGTAGAACGTAAACTTACTCTTCTTTGTCGTAGATCTCAAAACTTATTCGATGTCGGTTTGAAAACGGCATCTAGATGGGCTCTGATCTAATGATCAGGTCAATTTTTAAAACCGACGGATCATGTTGTTTCTCAAATGCTACCGTAACAATTTACCGCACACTTGAAGTGTGTGCCTGCGAATTGTTGGAGAATCAGACACAAATATTTCCCAATGAATAAGATTTATTTTCGAGTGGAATGGCCGATGAAAACGTCGATTTTTAAATCTAAATCCAGCTTAACTTTCTTTGGGCCCCATCGAATACGAAGTGAGTCGAGATTCGGCTTTTAAAGTTGATAGCGCAAAACTGCTCGTTGTGAATAACTGAGAAAATCATGTGAAATTGCCTGTTTACAATTCATTCTTCTTACTTCCATCATTTTGCTGGCGTCCAGAATCTTAGTCGAAGCCGCTTcagaaatgtatgtatttgtgaaaGTAGTAGAAATTTTCCAGTTGAGGTTAGTTAACCTCAGGATAGAGGATGGTTCCGTGTGTCAACGCAAGTGGGAAAGTCTCTCTTTGTCATTCGTTtgagagtggccaggacgattcttctgcatacggtCCAAACAGCTTACaaatatcctctgggtagctcccgaatATCCGTTTAAGAGGAacctaatgtgagaaggcgaagtatCCCAGGATAGCTGGCCTTGCGCTGGCTTTGAGACCCGCAACGTAAAAATCCTTccccaatgaaaacaacaacaaagccaaTGATGAGAACTGCTTATTCTTATGACGactcctgcaaacgaactaaggatataaaaacgtgaaaaattgtGTAAGCTGTTATCGCGCCAACCAAGAAGACAAGAAGAAGAATTATTCTAATAAAGGACTAAATATGTGTACATTTGGAATCTCTGGCACAGCAGGTGTTCCTAGAACTGCCTATACTTCGTTGTACTTCACAAATTTTCCTGCTCTTTTTTAAACTTccaattgtataatttttatagttCCAATTATCTTCTCGTAAGTGAATGATATTTCTTAGTTTGCGCTGGCAACCCTGGCGCTAAAGTATTATAAAGACTTAAAGCGCTTCGACGAAGAAGTGGCCAGCGGGGAACGGCCATAaatcacatatgtatgttattaTAAGTTTAAAAACAGTTGGGAAAATAAGTGGAAATCAATAAATTAATTGTTAAGAGTTCAAACAAACCATCGATCGGAAGCAAAAATGGGTTATTCTTACGTATATTCACtcgcattatatttttttttcttaattttgttcgcTTTATGCTTTTGGGCTTTGTTCAAATATAAGCCAGACTCCAATCAGACGTCCAACCATGTCTCATATGTAAGGAAAAGACTTTCCACGTTGCTAGACGTGTCGGAAGGAGCAAGTTCAATGTCGCCTCAGTTCACATCGCCGAGTATAACTCAAGCAGGGGTTGTGGGCCTTACATATGCGGAGGTGTTAAGAGATGCTACGGAAGATGATACATCGCAGTCTACGGAGGATAGTATGTCGAAGATGGTGCATGTTACTGTTGCGCAGATTTCAAAAGATCCTATGGATAGGGCTATGCAAAACGCTACAAGTGAACCTTTGACAGAGGCTATACGAGACGCTACATCGGAGTCTGCGGAAGAAATTACGGCAGAGACAATGCCAGACGCTACGTGGGTTACTATAACGGAGGTTGTAAGTGATGTTAATAAAGAGGCAATGCGAGACGCTACGTTGAGATCTATGAGAGATTCTACTTCGGAGAGCGTGAAGGTTGCTATAACGAAGGTTATAAGTGATGCTACGATAGACGCTATACGAGACGCTACGTTGGAGCCAACGCAAGATATTACGCCAGAGGCAATGCGAGACGCTCCGTCTATGAGAGATGTTACGTTGGAAGCCGCGAGAGTTGCTATGGAGAAGGTTACAAGAGATGCTACGTCGGATGTTGTGGAGATTACTACTTTGGATGGCACGCCAGAGGCAATGAGCGACGCTGCATCGGAGGCTGCGGACATTTCTAAAGCGGAAAATAAGAGAAATGTCACGTCGGAAGCTATGAGAGATGGTGTCACGATGGTTCTTAAACGGGCGGTGATTATGGAAATGGTTATGGAAGAGACGCTTCCTATTGAACAGACGGCAGTTATTATACCTTCGTACGTTTACTCAGAGGCGGTGGAAGTGAAGGAACGTGTGATGGTAGCTAAACGCGTTAGGGTTAATTAAGTGTAgttttttgatagttttttttttcttttttctgctGTTAAggctgcaaaaaatataaaaaatccctGTTTAATGCCGAATGCGGTTTGAGTTATTAATTTTAACTTGAactgatttttagtttttaacatttttatatttatttatagcgaacattttttaaaaacttaataatgaATAACTTACGAGAACTTAATGTTatcgaaataattttgaaacttttactaagacaaaagaattttttcatatttttaaattttacgtgtttcaaagtacagaaaaaggtgttatttttttatttaactttttattaatattactattttattaatatcttgTTCttctattaatttataaattacaaaattgtaCTCATTTTAAGAACCTGGGAAAgtccaaaagaaaatatttgcctgtattaaaccaaaaatttgaCTTTTTGAATTGCCACAAAAAGTGCTTGAGATCGTCAATGGGGGTATTGGGACAAGTAAAGCATAAATACAAATGTCTTATGGGTctacataaaaaattttggaatcaACTCGCTTCGTCTGGTGCCGAATAATCATAGAATGCAAGAAAAGtaagtaaagaaattaaaaaaagcatttaaCAAAACGTAATTGAAaac comes from Anastrepha ludens isolate Willacy chromosome 3, idAnaLude1.1, whole genome shotgun sequence and encodes:
- the LOC128857734 gene encoding KH domain-containing protein 3-like, which gives rise to MSPQFTSPSITQAGVVGLTYAEVLRDATEDDTSQSTEDSMSKMVHVTVAQISKDPMDRAMQNATSEPLTEAIRDATSESAEEITAETMPDATWVTITEVVSDVNKEAMRDATLRSMRDSTSESVKVAITKVISDATIDAIRDATLEPTQDITPEAMRDAPSMRDVTLEAARVAMEKVTRDATSDVVEITTLDGTPEAMSDAASEAADISKAENKRNVTSEAMRDGVTMVLKRAVIMEMVMEETLPIEQTAVIIPSYVYSEAVEVKERVMVAKRVRVN